Proteins from a genomic interval of Alteromonas macleodii ATCC 27126:
- the mdh gene encoding malate dehydrogenase: MKVAVLGAAGGIGQALSLLLKTQLPAGSDLALYDVAPVVPGVAVDLSHIPTAVKVTGHGKDDLADALTGADVVLIPAGMPRKPGMDRSDLFNINAGIVKNLIEGVADNCPNACVGIITNPVNTTVAIAAETLKAKGVYDKNKLFGVTTLDVIRAETFVAELKGVDVSSVHVPVIGGHSGTTILPLLSQVEGVEFTDEEVASLTTRIQNAGTEVVEAKAGGGSATLSMGQAAARFCLSLVAAMQGENVVEYTYVQTDDSDDAAFFAHPVRLGANGVEEILPYGELSAFEEKAKNDMLEGLRGDIKLGVDFVNG; the protein is encoded by the coding sequence ATGAAAGTAGCCGTGTTAGGTGCTGCCGGTGGTATTGGTCAGGCGCTGTCTTTGTTGTTGAAAACACAATTGCCAGCAGGTTCAGATTTAGCGCTTTACGACGTAGCGCCAGTTGTTCCTGGTGTTGCCGTTGATTTGAGCCACATCCCCACTGCGGTAAAAGTAACCGGTCACGGTAAAGATGACCTAGCTGATGCACTAACTGGAGCAGACGTTGTTCTAATTCCAGCGGGTATGCCTCGTAAGCCAGGTATGGATCGTTCTGATCTATTCAACATCAACGCCGGCATTGTTAAAAACCTAATCGAAGGTGTAGCTGATAACTGCCCGAACGCGTGTGTTGGTATCATCACTAACCCAGTTAACACTACTGTTGCTATTGCAGCTGAAACGCTAAAAGCTAAAGGCGTTTACGACAAGAACAAGCTTTTCGGTGTAACGACACTAGACGTTATCCGTGCTGAAACGTTTGTTGCTGAACTTAAAGGTGTGGACGTATCTTCTGTGCACGTACCGGTAATCGGTGGTCACTCTGGTACAACTATCCTTCCTCTACTTTCACAAGTTGAAGGTGTAGAGTTCACAGACGAAGAAGTTGCTAGCCTAACTACTCGTATCCAAAACGCGGGTACTGAAGTTGTTGAAGCTAAAGCGGGCGGCGGTTCTGCAACCCTATCAATGGGTCAAGCAGCGGCACGCTTCTGTCTATCTCTAGTTGCAGCAATGCAAGGCGAGAACGTGGTTGAGTACACTTATGTACAAACTGACGACAGCGACGACGCAGCATTCTTTGCACATCCAGTTCGCCTAGGCGCAAACGGTGTTGAAGAAATCTTGCCATACGGCGAGCTAAGCGCATTTGAAGAAAAAGCGAAAAACGACATGCTTGAAGGCCTACGTGGCGACATCAAGCTAGGCGTAGACTTCGTAAACGGCTAA
- a CDS encoding FKBP-type peptidyl-prolyl cis-trans isomerase, translating into MTDTFNTVETQASYGIGFQMGQQLQSNPFDGLAIDAVVAGLKDAFAGQAPQVDNDTLRDAFGEIHKRMQAAKEEASKAVIEEGTKYLEENAKRDEVTVTESGLQYEVIAEGDGETPVAASTVRVHYHGTLINGTTFDSSYERGQPAEFPVGGVIKGWTEALQLMKVGAKYRLYVPHDLAYGEQGAGAAIAPYSTLIFDVELLDVLG; encoded by the coding sequence GTGACTGATACATTCAATACAGTAGAAACCCAAGCAAGTTACGGCATTGGTTTTCAAATGGGTCAACAATTACAATCAAATCCGTTTGACGGACTAGCGATTGACGCTGTTGTAGCTGGCCTAAAAGACGCCTTCGCAGGTCAAGCGCCTCAGGTTGATAACGACACACTACGTGATGCGTTCGGCGAAATTCACAAGCGTATGCAAGCGGCTAAAGAAGAAGCTAGCAAAGCGGTTATTGAAGAAGGCACAAAGTACCTTGAAGAAAATGCGAAGCGTGACGAAGTAACCGTTACTGAATCTGGTCTTCAGTATGAAGTTATTGCTGAAGGTGACGGTGAAACACCAGTTGCGGCTAGCACTGTACGTGTTCACTACCACGGTACACTTATTAACGGTACCACTTTTGACAGCTCTTACGAGCGCGGCCAGCCAGCTGAATTCCCAGTAGGCGGCGTAATTAAAGGTTGGACTGAAGCACTTCAACTTATGAAAGTAGGTGCTAAGTACCGTTTATACGTGCCACATGATCTTGCTTACGGTGAGCAAGGTGCGGGCGCAGCTATTGCACCATACAGCACGCTTATCTTTGACGTAGAGCTTCTAGACGTTCTAGGTTAA
- the argR gene encoding transcriptional regulator ArgR: protein MANAKQELLIKAFKEILKAESYGSQGEIVDALKAQGFDNISQSKISRMLSKFGAVRTRNARGDMVYCLPPELGMPTAKSPLKQLVLDIVHNNVMVIIRTSPGAAQLIARLLDSLSKKDGVLGTIAGDDTIFIAPADVSRIEELRQRVEDLFENV from the coding sequence ATGGCAAACGCAAAACAAGAGCTACTCATCAAAGCTTTTAAAGAAATTCTTAAAGCAGAAAGTTACGGTTCACAGGGCGAAATTGTTGATGCATTAAAAGCACAAGGCTTCGACAACATCAGCCAATCTAAAATCTCTAGAATGCTAAGCAAATTCGGCGCGGTACGCACGCGAAATGCCCGAGGTGATATGGTGTATTGCTTGCCTCCAGAGCTAGGTATGCCTACGGCTAAAAGCCCTCTTAAACAGCTGGTACTGGATATCGTTCACAACAACGTAATGGTAATCATTAGAACCAGCCCTGGTGCTGCACAGCTTATTGCGCGCTTGCTTGACTCATTAAGTAAGAAAGACGGAGTTTTGGGCACCATTGCAGGTGACGACACTATTTTCATCGCGCCAGCGGATGTGTCTAGAATTGAAGAACTAAGACAGCGTGTTGAAGACCTGTTTGAGAACGTTTAG
- a CDS encoding Na(+)-translocating NADH-quinone reductase subunit C gives MSAKKESLGKTVGIVVAVCLVCSIVVSGAAVGLRSLQQTNAALDKKSNILNAAGLYEMGMSNSAIESTYSERVEQRFVNLDEGTFVEAPKPDYDMYKAAKETEYSTKVTNSNVGFQRRPNVASVYLVRDDAGDVSRIILPVHGSGLWDLMYGFLAVDADGQTVRELIYYQQKETPGLGGEVQNPAWQDKWDGKELYENGEVAIRVVKNANPSNPHTIDALSGATLTSNGVENTIRYWVGEQGFGQFLKNQAWRS, from the coding sequence GTGTCGGCTAAGAAAGAATCTTTAGGCAAAACGGTAGGTATTGTTGTTGCCGTATGTTTAGTTTGTTCAATTGTTGTTTCTGGTGCGGCTGTTGGCCTTCGCTCTCTACAACAAACAAACGCAGCTCTAGATAAAAAGAGCAACATTCTTAATGCTGCAGGCCTTTATGAAATGGGCATGAGCAATAGCGCAATTGAAAGCACGTACAGCGAGCGAGTAGAACAGCGTTTTGTTAATCTTGACGAAGGTACTTTCGTAGAAGCGCCTAAGCCAGATTACGATATGTATAAAGCAGCCAAAGAAACTGAGTACAGCACAAAGGTAACTAACAGCAATGTTGGTTTCCAACGTCGCCCTAACGTGGCAAGTGTTTACTTAGTTCGCGACGACGCAGGTGATGTATCTCGTATCATCCTTCCTGTTCACGGCAGCGGCCTTTGGGATCTTATGTACGGTTTCTTAGCGGTAGACGCAGACGGCCAAACGGTTCGCGAGCTTATTTACTATCAGCAAAAAGAAACGCCAGGACTAGGTGGTGAAGTGCAAAACCCTGCTTGGCAGGACAAATGGGACGGCAAAGAGCTTTACGAGAATGGCGAAGTTGCTATTCGCGTAGTGAAAAATGCTAACCCTAGCAATCCTCACACTATCGATGCGCTTTCAGGTGCAACCCTAACCAGCAACGGTGTTGAAAACACAATTCGTTACTGGGTAGGCGAGCAAGGCTTCGGCCAGTTCCTGAAGAACCAAGCATGGCGTTCATAA
- a CDS encoding NADH:ubiquinone reductase (Na(+)-transporting) subunit D codes for MADTKEMKKALFGPILDNNPIALQVLGICSALAITTKLETALVMSLALTSVVAFSNLFISLIRNQIPSSVRIIIQMTIIASLVIVVDQILKAYSYEISKQLSVFVGLIITNCIVMGRAEAYAMKSPPLMSFLDGIGNGLGYSFILIVIGTIKELFGFGTILGFEILPLVQNGGWYQGNGLLILPFSSFFLIGGMIWFIRTIRPEQVEPKE; via the coding sequence ATGGCAGATACTAAAGAAATGAAAAAGGCCCTCTTTGGGCCAATCCTGGACAACAACCCGATCGCCCTACAGGTATTGGGTATCTGTTCAGCACTGGCAATTACCACTAAGCTGGAAACAGCATTGGTAATGTCGCTTGCGCTTACAAGCGTTGTAGCGTTCTCAAACTTGTTTATTTCACTAATTCGTAACCAGATCCCATCTAGCGTTCGAATTATTATCCAGATGACTATCATTGCGTCGTTGGTAATCGTTGTTGACCAAATTCTGAAAGCGTATTCGTATGAAATATCGAAGCAGCTGTCGGTATTCGTTGGTCTGATTATTACTAACTGTATCGTAATGGGTCGTGCTGAAGCTTACGCCATGAAGAGCCCACCTCTGATGAGCTTCCTTGATGGTATTGGTAACGGCTTGGGTTACTCTTTCATTCTAATTGTTATTGGTACAATTAAAGAGCTATTTGGTTTCGGTACTATTTTAGGTTTCGAAATCCTTCCACTGGTTCAAAACGGTGGCTGGTATCAGGGTAACGGTTTGTTAATCCTACCATTCAGCTCATTCTTCTTAATCGGCGGTATGATTTGGTTTATCCGTACTATCCGTCCAGAGCAAGTAGAGCCTAAGGAGTAA
- the nqrE gene encoding NADH:ubiquinone reductase (Na(+)-transporting) subunit E gives MEHYLSLFVRSIFVENMALSLFLGMCTFLAVSKKVKTAMGLGVAVIVVLGISVPVNQVIYVNILAPGALAWAGFPEADLSFLNFLTFIGVIAALVQILEMSLDKFFPALYNALGIFLPLITVNCAIFGGVAFAVQREYNFTESIVYGVGSGMGWALAIVLLAAVREKLKYADMPDGVRGLGSVFMIAGLMALGFQSFTGIQL, from the coding sequence ATGGAACATTATTTGTCGTTATTTGTTCGCTCAATTTTCGTTGAGAACATGGCGTTATCACTTTTCTTAGGTATGTGTACATTCCTAGCGGTATCTAAGAAAGTTAAAACTGCTATGGGTCTTGGTGTTGCAGTTATCGTGGTACTAGGTATCTCTGTACCCGTTAACCAAGTTATTTATGTAAACATTCTTGCTCCAGGCGCACTAGCATGGGCAGGTTTCCCAGAAGCTGACCTAAGCTTCCTTAACTTCCTAACGTTTATCGGTGTTATCGCGGCGTTGGTACAGATTCTAGAGATGAGCTTAGACAAGTTCTTCCCTGCGCTTTACAACGCACTAGGTATCTTCCTTCCGCTAATTACCGTTAACTGTGCAATCTTCGGTGGTGTGGCGTTTGCGGTACAGCGTGAATACAACTTCACTGAAAGCATCGTTTACGGCGTTGGTAGTGGTATGGGCTGGGCACTAGCAATTGTATTGCTAGCGGCAGTACGTGAAAAGCTGAAGTATGCTGATATGCCTGATGGTGTTCGTGGTCTTGGTTCTGTATTCATGATCGCTGGCCTAATGGCACTTGGCTTCCAGTCATTCACTGGTATTCAGCTGTAA
- the fabV gene encoding enoyl-ACP reductase FabV: protein MVIKPKVRGFICTNAHPVGCATAVDEQIAYVEAKGDLGEGPKNVLVIGSSTGYGLASRITSAFGYGAKTLGVCFEKAPTERKTGTAGWYNTAAFHEKAKAKGLYAETINGDAFSDEIKNETIEKIKAEMGKVDLVIYSLASPRRTDPETGVTYKSTLKPVGQAYTTKTYDTDKDKVHEVSLEPANDEEILNTIKVMGGEDWERWMDFLREADVLAEGCKTTAYTYIGKELTWPIYGQATIGKAKEDLDRAAAAIIGKNSDLLVQANVSSLKALVTQASSAIPVMPLYISLIYKVMKEEGTHEGCIEQIHGLFTQCLFGNTPTLDEANRYRMDGKETNDATQAKIKALWDQVTQENFHDLSDYKGYNHEFLKLFGFDISSVDYDSEVDPMVNW from the coding sequence ATGGTTATCAAGCCTAAAGTGAGAGGCTTCATTTGTACAAACGCGCACCCTGTTGGCTGTGCAACGGCGGTTGACGAACAAATTGCTTATGTAGAAGCAAAAGGCGACTTAGGCGAAGGCCCTAAAAATGTATTGGTTATTGGTAGCTCTACGGGATACGGCCTAGCATCACGCATTACTTCTGCGTTCGGCTATGGCGCTAAAACGCTGGGTGTGTGTTTTGAAAAAGCACCAACGGAACGTAAAACGGGTACTGCCGGTTGGTACAACACCGCTGCATTCCACGAAAAAGCCAAAGCAAAAGGCTTGTATGCAGAAACTATTAATGGCGATGCGTTTTCCGATGAAATCAAAAATGAAACCATCGAAAAAATCAAAGCTGAAATGGGCAAGGTTGATTTGGTCATTTATAGCCTTGCATCCCCGCGTAGAACCGACCCAGAAACAGGCGTAACGTATAAATCTACGCTTAAGCCTGTAGGGCAGGCGTACACTACGAAAACCTACGATACTGATAAAGACAAAGTGCATGAAGTATCGCTAGAGCCAGCCAACGACGAAGAAATCCTTAACACCATCAAAGTGATGGGCGGTGAAGATTGGGAACGTTGGATGGACTTTTTACGTGAAGCCGATGTGCTTGCTGAAGGCTGTAAAACCACCGCATATACCTATATCGGTAAAGAACTAACATGGCCTATTTATGGTCAAGCGACGATTGGTAAAGCGAAAGAAGACCTAGATCGCGCTGCCGCAGCCATTATTGGTAAAAACAGTGATTTGCTTGTGCAAGCCAATGTGAGCTCGTTGAAAGCACTGGTAACGCAGGCAAGCTCAGCCATTCCTGTAATGCCTCTGTATATTTCACTTATTTACAAAGTGATGAAAGAGGAAGGCACCCACGAAGGGTGCATTGAGCAGATTCATGGCTTGTTCACACAGTGCCTGTTCGGCAATACACCAACGTTAGATGAAGCAAATCGCTATCGCATGGATGGCAAAGAAACTAACGACGCAACACAGGCAAAAATTAAGGCGCTATGGGATCAAGTGACACAAGAGAACTTTCATGACTTAAGTGACTACAAAGGTTACAACCATGAGTTCTTAAAACTGTTCGGTTTTGACATTTCAAGTGTTGATTACGACAGTGAAGTTGACCCAATGGTTAATTGGTAA
- the ppc gene encoding phosphoenolpyruvate carboxylase, whose translation MQTHYDAELKDTVRYLGKTLGETIKNQLGQEWLDRIEKIRKGGRASYQGDATCSEELKETFKTMSDSDLLTVGRAFAQFLNLGNIAEQEYNAAMNVDASIDALFKHLDKAELTAEKVQDAVAKLNIDLVLTAHPTEVTRRTLIHKHKELANCLQAIHQESLNDVERKKIETRIADLIAQAWHTEEIRSVRPTPVDEARWGFSVIENSLWEAVPDFMRELDGRLNEDYEVSLPLDASPVQFSSWMGGDRDGNPFVTSKVTEQVLLLARKRAAKLFAIDLDRLQVELSMYDCNDALREKVGDANEPYRALLRPLVDKFIATRDGISDYLAGKNPDTSNWVESDDELIEPLMLCYQSLLDCGMQVVANGLLLDTIRRARVFGIHLLRLDVRQDSERHADVFSELTRYLGLGDYAQWSEADKQAFLLRELGSKRPLFPAQWDASDDVKEVLDTCKVIAKHSKHGFGIYIISMASEPSDVMAVQLLLQESGVDWPMPVAPLFETLDDLNNSPDVMRKLLSIDWYRGYVKGRQFVMIGYSDSAKDAGALAAGWAQYQSQEALVAIADEFDVSLTLFHGRGGTIGRGGLPAHAAIYSQPPGSLDGGFRVTEQGETIRYKFGMPKLAKRSLGIYASAIIEAMLFPPPAPKEEWRELITAMAAQGRDNYRATVRHDKEFVPYFRVATPEQELGKLPLGSRPAKRKPQGGIESLRAIPWIFAWAQTRLVLPSWLGVMRAIDSVKTPENEKVVNEMFSEWPFYRSRLSMLDMVFHKADPRISEAYDERLVPKELKHFGEALRSELKESISSLLAITGDGDIMKNDPQGKESMEIRAAYLQPLHYLQIELLDRIRKAGDDAQNTSLERAMMVTIAGIAIGMRNTG comes from the coding sequence ATGCAAACACACTACGATGCTGAACTGAAAGATACCGTTCGATACCTAGGTAAAACCTTAGGTGAAACAATCAAAAATCAATTGGGTCAAGAGTGGCTAGACCGTATTGAAAAGATTCGTAAAGGCGGCCGAGCTTCTTATCAGGGAGACGCTACATGTAGCGAAGAACTGAAAGAAACTTTCAAAACAATGTCTGACAGCGATTTGCTTACTGTTGGCCGTGCATTCGCACAATTCTTGAATTTGGGCAACATTGCTGAGCAAGAATACAATGCGGCAATGAATGTTGATGCGTCTATTGATGCACTATTTAAACACCTAGATAAAGCTGAATTAACAGCTGAAAAAGTGCAGGATGCGGTTGCAAAACTGAACATCGATCTTGTACTGACCGCGCACCCAACTGAGGTTACGCGCCGTACACTTATTCACAAACATAAAGAATTGGCGAACTGCCTTCAGGCTATTCACCAAGAGTCGCTTAATGATGTTGAGCGTAAGAAAATTGAAACCCGTATTGCTGACCTTATTGCACAGGCTTGGCACACTGAAGAAATTCGTTCAGTACGTCCAACACCGGTTGATGAGGCACGCTGGGGCTTCTCTGTTATTGAAAACTCATTATGGGAAGCAGTGCCAGACTTTATGCGCGAGCTTGATGGTCGCCTAAACGAAGATTATGAAGTATCACTGCCACTAGATGCATCTCCCGTTCAGTTTAGCTCTTGGATGGGCGGCGACAGAGACGGCAACCCATTTGTAACGTCAAAAGTGACTGAGCAAGTATTATTACTTGCTCGAAAACGTGCGGCCAAGCTTTTCGCGATTGATCTTGACCGCTTGCAAGTTGAGCTTTCAATGTACGACTGCAACGACGCGTTACGCGAAAAAGTCGGCGACGCCAACGAGCCGTACCGCGCCCTTCTTCGTCCACTTGTGGACAAGTTCATCGCAACCCGCGATGGCATTAGCGACTACTTAGCAGGTAAAAACCCAGATACTTCAAACTGGGTTGAAAGTGATGATGAGCTAATTGAACCACTGATGCTTTGCTACCAGTCACTGTTAGACTGCGGAATGCAAGTTGTAGCAAACGGTCTGCTGCTAGACACTATTCGTCGTGCTCGTGTATTTGGCATTCACCTTCTGCGCCTTGACGTGCGTCAGGACTCTGAGCGTCATGCAGACGTTTTCAGCGAACTAACACGCTACCTTGGTCTTGGTGATTATGCTCAGTGGAGCGAAGCCGACAAGCAAGCGTTCTTATTGCGCGAGCTTGGCTCAAAACGCCCGCTATTCCCTGCTCAATGGGATGCGTCTGATGACGTGAAAGAAGTGCTTGATACCTGTAAGGTAATTGCGAAGCACAGCAAACACGGTTTTGGTATCTATATTATCTCTATGGCCAGTGAGCCATCGGACGTTATGGCCGTTCAGCTGCTACTTCAAGAAAGTGGTGTAGATTGGCCAATGCCAGTGGCGCCATTGTTCGAGACGCTAGACGATTTGAACAACTCGCCTGACGTAATGCGCAAACTTCTGTCTATCGACTGGTATCGCGGTTACGTTAAAGGTCGTCAATTCGTTATGATTGGTTATTCAGATTCAGCCAAAGACGCAGGTGCACTTGCTGCGGGCTGGGCTCAATACCAATCACAAGAAGCCTTGGTTGCGATTGCTGATGAGTTTGATGTGAGCTTGACCCTATTCCACGGCCGCGGCGGTACAATTGGTCGTGGTGGCTTGCCAGCACATGCTGCTATTTACTCTCAGCCTCCTGGCTCACTAGACGGCGGCTTCCGTGTAACTGAGCAAGGCGAAACTATTCGCTATAAATTCGGTATGCCTAAGCTGGCTAAACGCAGCCTAGGTATTTACGCCAGCGCCATAATTGAAGCCATGTTATTCCCGCCTCCGGCACCAAAAGAAGAATGGCGAGAGCTTATAACTGCAATGGCAGCCCAAGGTCGCGATAACTACCGTGCAACCGTGCGTCACGATAAAGAGTTCGTGCCTTACTTCCGTGTTGCAACGCCAGAGCAAGAGTTAGGCAAACTACCACTAGGTAGTCGCCCAGCGAAGCGTAAGCCACAAGGTGGTATTGAGAGCCTACGCGCGATTCCATGGATATTTGCTTGGGCACAAACCCGTTTGGTACTGCCAAGCTGGTTAGGCGTTATGCGCGCTATCGATAGCGTGAAGACACCGGAAAATGAAAAAGTGGTTAACGAGATGTTCAGCGAATGGCCGTTCTATCGTTCACGTCTTTCAATGCTGGACATGGTGTTCCATAAAGCCGATCCGCGAATCAGCGAAGCTTATGATGAGCGCTTGGTACCCAAAGAGCTCAAACACTTTGGAGAAGCATTGCGTAGCGAGCTTAAAGAAAGCATCTCGTCGCTGTTGGCTATAACCGGTGACGGCGACATCATGAAAAACGACCCGCAGGGTAAAGAGTCTATGGAGATCCGCGCAGCATATCTTCAGCCCCTTCACTACCTGCAAATTGAGCTTCTGGATCGTATTCGTAAAGCCGGTGACGATGCACAAAACACCAGCCTAGAGCGTGCCATGATGGTTACCATCGCGGGTATTGCAATTGGTATGCGTAATACAGGCTAG
- a CDS encoding NADH:ubiquinone reductase (Na(+)-transporting) subunit B, producing MGLKAYLEKIEPNFEPGGKHEKWYALYEAAATIFYTPGKVNKANTHVRDSIDLKRIMIMVWMATFPAMFFGMYNIGFQAQEAIAAGAGTLPDTWQAGLFAALGGDLANAGTLGLFFYGACFWLPIYAVTFAVGGFWEVLFASVRKHEVNEGFFVTSVLFALTLPATIPLWQVALGITFGVVIAKEVFGGTGRNFLNPALSGRAFLYFAYPAQISGDQVWVAADGYSGATSLSQAASGNLDYANMDQWMNSFIGTISGSAGEVSTLAIILGGLFIMYMRIASWRIVAGVAIGVAFFATLLNLIGSDTNPMFAMPAHWHFVVGGLAFGMFFMATDPVSASFTNQGKWAYGIFIGFMTVLIRVLNPAFPEGVMLAILFANLWAPLFDYFVAQSNIKRRVARVG from the coding sequence ATGGGTTTAAAAGCGTATTTAGAAAAGATCGAACCAAACTTCGAACCAGGTGGTAAGCATGAAAAGTGGTATGCGCTTTACGAAGCTGCGGCGACCATTTTCTACACCCCAGGTAAAGTAAATAAAGCTAACACGCACGTGCGTGACAGCATTGACCTTAAGCGCATCATGATCATGGTATGGATGGCAACATTCCCAGCTATGTTCTTTGGTATGTATAACATTGGTTTCCAAGCGCAAGAAGCAATTGCTGCTGGCGCAGGAACACTACCTGATACGTGGCAAGCAGGCCTATTCGCTGCCCTTGGCGGTGACTTGGCAAATGCGGGTACACTAGGTCTATTCTTCTATGGCGCATGTTTCTGGCTGCCAATCTACGCGGTAACGTTCGCGGTAGGTGGTTTCTGGGAAGTATTGTTCGCGTCTGTGCGCAAGCACGAAGTTAACGAAGGTTTCTTCGTTACATCGGTACTATTCGCACTAACACTTCCAGCTACTATTCCTCTATGGCAAGTTGCACTAGGTATTACCTTCGGTGTTGTAATTGCTAAAGAAGTATTCGGTGGTACAGGTCGTAACTTCCTTAACCCAGCATTGTCTGGTCGTGCATTCCTTTACTTTGCGTATCCTGCGCAAATTTCAGGTGACCAAGTATGGGTAGCGGCAGATGGTTATTCTGGTGCAACGTCTCTAAGCCAAGCGGCTTCAGGCAACCTTGATTACGCGAACATGGATCAGTGGATGAACAGCTTCATCGGTACTATCTCAGGTTCAGCGGGTGAGGTGTCTACCCTTGCTATTATTCTTGGTGGCTTGTTCATCATGTACATGCGTATAGCAAGCTGGCGCATTGTTGCTGGTGTAGCAATTGGTGTGGCGTTCTTCGCAACCTTGCTAAACCTAATCGGCAGCGATACGAACCCTATGTTTGCAATGCCTGCTCATTGGCACTTTGTTGTTGGTGGTCTTGCTTTTGGTATGTTCTTTATGGCGACAGACCCAGTTTCTGCGTCGTTCACAAACCAAGGTAAGTGGGCTTACGGTATCTTCATTGGTTTCATGACGGTACTAATCCGCGTCCTAAACCCAGCCTTCCCTGAAGGTGTAATGCTAGCAATTCTATTTGCTAACTTGTGGGCGCCACTGTTCGACTATTTCGTCGCACAAAGCAATATCAAGCGGAGGGTAGCACGTGTCGGCTAA
- a CDS encoding Na(+)-translocating NADH-quinone reductase subunit A — translation MIKIKKGLDLPIEGAPKQEIADASAATRVAILGEEYVGMRPTMHVQVGDVVKKGQVLFEDKKNPGVKFTAPAAGEVVEVNRGAKRVLQSVVIKVNGSDAVIFDKIAADQIASASREQLQSILVESGMWTAFRTRPFSKSPKLDSVPSSIFVTAMDTNPLAADPAVIIAERQDDFVNGLKALTQLSGGKTYVCKAAGASVATGDAAVDVEEFGGPHPAGLPGTHIHFLDSAGMNKTVWHINYQDVMAIGALLTSGELDNRRVISLAGPAATNPRLVRTVMGADLTELTASEQVDGEVRVISGSVLSGTTAMGVHGFLGRFHTQVSLLKEGREKKLFGWILPGSNQHSVTRAYLGHLSGGKKFDMTTTTNGSERSMVPIGNYERVMPLDIIPTLLLRDLISGDTDGAQTLGCLELDEEDLALCTYVCPGKYNYAPILRDCLTTIEKEG, via the coding sequence ATGATAAAAATCAAGAAAGGTCTCGACCTCCCAATTGAGGGAGCGCCAAAGCAGGAGATTGCTGATGCATCTGCTGCAACGCGCGTTGCCATTCTGGGAGAAGAATATGTGGGTATGCGCCCTACCATGCACGTCCAAGTTGGCGATGTAGTGAAGAAAGGTCAGGTGCTTTTTGAAGACAAAAAGAACCCTGGCGTTAAATTCACTGCCCCAGCAGCGGGTGAAGTGGTAGAGGTTAACCGTGGTGCAAAACGTGTTCTTCAGTCTGTAGTTATCAAAGTGAACGGCAGCGATGCTGTAATTTTTGATAAAATTGCAGCTGACCAGATCGCGAGCGCTTCACGCGAGCAGCTTCAGTCAATCCTTGTAGAGTCAGGCATGTGGACAGCGTTCCGTACACGTCCATTTAGCAAATCTCCTAAGCTAGACTCTGTTCCAAGTTCAATTTTTGTTACAGCAATGGATACTAATCCACTAGCAGCAGATCCTGCTGTGATTATTGCTGAGCGCCAAGACGATTTCGTAAATGGTCTTAAAGCGTTAACGCAATTGAGCGGCGGCAAGACTTACGTTTGTAAAGCGGCAGGTGCTTCTGTTGCTACTGGCGATGCGGCAGTTGATGTTGAAGAATTTGGCGGTCCTCACCCTGCGGGCCTACCGGGTACTCACATCCACTTCCTTGATTCTGCTGGCATGAACAAAACGGTTTGGCACATCAACTACCAAGACGTAATGGCAATTGGTGCATTGTTGACCTCTGGTGAGCTAGATAACCGTCGTGTTATTTCACTTGCAGGTCCTGCAGCAACTAACCCACGCCTAGTGCGCACCGTAATGGGCGCAGACTTGACCGAGCTTACTGCTAGCGAGCAAGTAGACGGTGAAGTACGTGTTATCTCTGGTTCTGTACTTAGCGGTACGACAGCGATGGGCGTTCACGGCTTCCTTGGTCGTTTCCACACCCAAGTTTCACTACTAAAAGAAGGTCGCGAGAAGAAATTGTTCGGTTGGATCCTACCTGGTTCAAACCAACACTCAGTGACTCGTGCTTACTTAGGTCACCTAAGTGGCGGCAAGAAATTTGATATGACAACAACTACCAATGGTTCTGAACGTTCTATGGTTCCAATTGGTAATTACGAACGCGTTATGCCCCTAGATATCATTCCTACGCTTCTGCTTAGGGACCTGATTTCTGGTGATACTGACGGTGCTCAGACGTTGGGTTGCTTAGAGTTGGACGAAGAAGATTTGGCATTGTGTACTTATGTATGCCCTGGCAAATACAACTACGCTCCTATCTTACGCGACTGTTTGACCACGATAGAGAAAGAGGGTTAA